A genomic region of Papaver somniferum cultivar HN1 chromosome 7, ASM357369v1, whole genome shotgun sequence contains the following coding sequences:
- the LOC113294692 gene encoding keratin, type I cytoskeletal 9-like, which yields MENAKLIKDQSGVLQERNKNNATSKSASITYAKPAAVCGMHADVEKEIEDWQYTGSTRLQRFAKNENDVKSMETKRRPRISTQIDANSGGCGSGCSSGDVGCGGGGGGNERGDDGDDSGGSGGNGISGNGGAGRGGVGKGGGCGAGGASGGICDNGIGNNTRSSGIGGISGGDGKAACGGTSTCGSGSCGAGGDGGASL from the exons ATGGAGAATGCTAAATTAATCAAAGACCAGTCAGGTGTATTACaggaaagaaacaaaaataatgctACTTCTAAATCAGCTAGCATTACAtatgcaaagcctgctgctgtcTGTGGGATGCATGCAGatgtggaaaaagaaatagaagattgGCAGTATACTGGTAGTACACGTTTGCAACGCTTTGCTAAAAATGAAAATGACGTAAAATCCATGGAGACCAAGAGACGTCCTAGGATTTCTACACAGAT CGATGCTAATAGCGGTGGTTGTGGCAGTGGCTGTAGTAGTGGTGAtgttggttgtggtggtggtggtggaggtaatGAGAG GGGCGACGATGGCGACGACAGTGGCGGCAGTGGCGGTAATGGTATTAGCGGCAATGGTGGTGCAGGTAGGGGTGGTGTTGGTAAAGGTGGTGGGTGTGGTGCTGGTGGTGCTAGTGGCGGCATTTGTGATAACGGTATCGGTAACAACACTAGAAGTAGTGGTATTGGTGGCATAAGTGGTGGTGACGGTAAGGCTGCTTGTGGAGGTACGAGTACTTGTGGCAGTGGTAGCTGCGGTGCTGGTGGCGACGGTGGTGCTAGTTTATAA
- the LOC113297459 gene encoding uncharacterized protein LOC113297459 isoform X2, with the protein MDAERAVTDPCPSSNNHEKQLSWLWVIESLSTAKLVDSSFLNVLISKASQLTEDELFGEMAKEKLAVDQLEDLIGGVGTCNLENARFSSKSAKLRLDESERAQDVLTRLLGISDVQKFVLYKRAVLSKSSLQQLNSKIAFTCSREIRGLARENHPNKKILVDPEVLDGANSSEKLFSQRGGSSEKEEQQDRRTNCFGGGVNIGAANRDASVNYLEIQSPDENSRHLLSEDGNTLFPEDSCGKGLIYTRERSPEVKKIRGLGGRELGFDIVGNAADRSLEQSLKDGGVRLKHQTSAPIVPENMNETLQDSPPDSTLVSNEKESSCLPEIMQEHYLDKGDSCGDISQLKPLRLNSTPLHVNGSVQDPSERVLVSREKEDSELAKRTLVGGVNFVDDGHGCECIPSKTLKRSREDGEIQHTEEVIAEEALDAYHLKSSSDTEEVISKVGASTYTAVSSKNDEKRACSFDSEMVIAAKKQKCLNYNYPSSLGAQVIGEWTEGNVCRKCNRSGGNLLICSVVSCRVVVHESCAGSSVGVTDSGKYHCPICSCVEAITVYRETKKKAFLVEKKVLFHKNQLSKFMSMLNEQEQQSSEVNPDKELIKNQRDIENQATVEPCTSEHSDDLHRKGLEERTQYCENASTLEERAREKTRKL; encoded by the exons ATGGACGCCGAAAGGGCTGTTACCGATCCCTGTCCTTCTTCAAATAATCATGAGAAACAGCTATCATGGCTTTGGGTAATCGAATCGTTATCCACAGCCAAACTAGTCGACTCGTCCTTCCTCAACG TTTTAATCAGCAAGGCTTCACAGTTAACAGAAGACGAATTGTTTGGTGAAATGGCCAAGGAAAAGCTTGCTGTGGATCAGTTAGAGGATTTGATTGGGGGAGTTGGTACCTGTAATTTGGAGAATGCAAGATTTAGTTCGAAATCAGCAAAACTTAGACTAGATGAATCTGAGAGAGCCCAAGACGTCCTGACGCGCCTTCTTGGCATT TCGGATGTTCAGAAGTTTGTTTTGTATAAAAGAGCAGTTTTATCGAAAAGTAGCTTACAACAG CTGAATAGTAAAATTGCTTTCACATGCTCAAGGGAGATAAGAGGATTGGCAAGAGAAAATCATCccaacaagaaaattttggtcgATCCTGAAGTTCTTGATGGTGCAAATTCTTCAGAGAAACTATTTAGTCAAAGGGGGGGTTCATCAGAGAAAGAAGAACAGCAGGACCGTAGAACCAACTGTTTTGGTGGTGGTGTTAATATTGGTGCAGCAAATCGTGATGCGAGTGTGAATTATCTTGAGATTCAGTCACCGGATGAAAATTCGCGTCACCTACTCTCTGAAGATGGGAATACACTCTTTCCAGAAGATTCTTGTGGTAAAGGGTTAATATATACTAGGGAGAGATCACCTGAAGTAAAGAAGATTCGAGGTTTGGGTGGACGCGAACTTGGTTTTGATATCGTTGGTAATGCAGCTGATAGGAGCCTTGAGCAGAGCTTGAAGGATGGAGGAGTTCGCTTAAAACACCAAACTTCAGCCCCTATAGTCCCTGAAAATATGAATGAAACTCTGCAAGATAGTCCTCCTGATTCCACTCTAGTTTCTAATGAGAAGGAAAGTAGTTGTCTCCCAGAAATAATGCAGGAGCATTACTTGGATAAAGGTGATTCTTGTGGTGACATTAGTCAACTCAAGCCTTTGCGGCTGAACTCAACTCCGCTTCATGTAAATGGCTCTGTACAGGATCCTTCTGAGAGGGTTTTAGTATCCAGAGAGAAGGAAGATAGTGAATTGGCTAAAAGAACCCTAGTGGGAGGTGTAAATTTTGTGGACGATGGTCATGGTTGTGAGTGTATCCCTTCTAAAACGCTGAAGAGGAGCAGAGAAGATGGTGAAATCCAGCATACCGAGGAGGTCATAGCTGAAGAAGCTCTGGACGCGTACCACCTTAAAAGCTCCAGCGATACCGAGGAGGTCATATCAAAAGTTGGTGCATCTACATATACAGCAGTGTCAAGCAAAAATGATGAAAAACGAGCTTGTTCCTTCGATTCAGAGATGGTTATAGCTGCTAAGAAGCAAAAGTGCTTGAATTATAACTATCCATCAAGTCTAGGCGCACAAGTAATAGGGGAGTGGACAGAAGGAAATGTATGCAGAAAATGTAACAGAAGTGGTGGTAATCTGTTGATTTGTAGTGTTGTCAGTTGTCGTGTAGTCGTCCATGAGAGCTGTGCAGGGTCTTCAGTAGGTGTCACCGATTCTGGTAAGTACCACTGTCCAATTTGCTCGTGTGTAGAAGCAATCACAGTATACCGTGAAACAAAGAAAAAGGCTTTCCTGGTAGAAAAAAAGGTGTTGTTTCATAAAAATCAGTTATCTAAATTTATGTCCATGTTGAACGAACAAGAGCAACAATCATCCGAGGTAAATCCTGACAAAGAGCTGATTAAAAATCAGAGAGATATAGAAAATCAAGCAACTGTAGAGCCTTGTACTTCTGAGCATAGTGACGATCTACACCGTAAAGGACTAGAGGAGAGAACTCAGTACTGTGAGAATGCATCGACCCTTGAAGAAAGGGCAAGGGAAAAGACCAGGAAACTATAG
- the LOC113297459 gene encoding uncharacterized protein LOC113297459 isoform X1, whose translation MDAERAVTDPCPSSNNHEKQLSWLWVIESLSTAKLVDSSFLNVLISKASQLTEDELFGEMAKEKLAVDQLEDLIGGVGTCNLENARFSSKSAKLRLDESERAQDVLTRLLGIICKSNMKVSLLESLKSDVQKFVLYKRAVLSKSSLQQLNSKIAFTCSREIRGLARENHPNKKILVDPEVLDGANSSEKLFSQRGGSSEKEEQQDRRTNCFGGGVNIGAANRDASVNYLEIQSPDENSRHLLSEDGNTLFPEDSCGKGLIYTRERSPEVKKIRGLGGRELGFDIVGNAADRSLEQSLKDGGVRLKHQTSAPIVPENMNETLQDSPPDSTLVSNEKESSCLPEIMQEHYLDKGDSCGDISQLKPLRLNSTPLHVNGSVQDPSERVLVSREKEDSELAKRTLVGGVNFVDDGHGCECIPSKTLKRSREDGEIQHTEEVIAEEALDAYHLKSSSDTEEVISKVGASTYTAVSSKNDEKRACSFDSEMVIAAKKQKCLNYNYPSSLGAQVIGEWTEGNVCRKCNRSGGNLLICSVVSCRVVVHESCAGSSVGVTDSGKYHCPICSCVEAITVYRETKKKAFLVEKKVLFHKNQLSKFMSMLNEQEQQSSEVNPDKELIKNQRDIENQATVEPCTSEHSDDLHRKGLEERTQYCENASTLEERAREKTRKL comes from the exons ATGGACGCCGAAAGGGCTGTTACCGATCCCTGTCCTTCTTCAAATAATCATGAGAAACAGCTATCATGGCTTTGGGTAATCGAATCGTTATCCACAGCCAAACTAGTCGACTCGTCCTTCCTCAACG TTTTAATCAGCAAGGCTTCACAGTTAACAGAAGACGAATTGTTTGGTGAAATGGCCAAGGAAAAGCTTGCTGTGGATCAGTTAGAGGATTTGATTGGGGGAGTTGGTACCTGTAATTTGGAGAATGCAAGATTTAGTTCGAAATCAGCAAAACTTAGACTAGATGAATCTGAGAGAGCCCAAGACGTCCTGACGCGCCTTCTTGGCATT ATATGCAAGTCTAATATGAAAGTGTCTTTGTTGGAATCGCTAAAGTCGGATGTTCAGAAGTTTGTTTTGTATAAAAGAGCAGTTTTATCGAAAAGTAGCTTACAACAG CTGAATAGTAAAATTGCTTTCACATGCTCAAGGGAGATAAGAGGATTGGCAAGAGAAAATCATCccaacaagaaaattttggtcgATCCTGAAGTTCTTGATGGTGCAAATTCTTCAGAGAAACTATTTAGTCAAAGGGGGGGTTCATCAGAGAAAGAAGAACAGCAGGACCGTAGAACCAACTGTTTTGGTGGTGGTGTTAATATTGGTGCAGCAAATCGTGATGCGAGTGTGAATTATCTTGAGATTCAGTCACCGGATGAAAATTCGCGTCACCTACTCTCTGAAGATGGGAATACACTCTTTCCAGAAGATTCTTGTGGTAAAGGGTTAATATATACTAGGGAGAGATCACCTGAAGTAAAGAAGATTCGAGGTTTGGGTGGACGCGAACTTGGTTTTGATATCGTTGGTAATGCAGCTGATAGGAGCCTTGAGCAGAGCTTGAAGGATGGAGGAGTTCGCTTAAAACACCAAACTTCAGCCCCTATAGTCCCTGAAAATATGAATGAAACTCTGCAAGATAGTCCTCCTGATTCCACTCTAGTTTCTAATGAGAAGGAAAGTAGTTGTCTCCCAGAAATAATGCAGGAGCATTACTTGGATAAAGGTGATTCTTGTGGTGACATTAGTCAACTCAAGCCTTTGCGGCTGAACTCAACTCCGCTTCATGTAAATGGCTCTGTACAGGATCCTTCTGAGAGGGTTTTAGTATCCAGAGAGAAGGAAGATAGTGAATTGGCTAAAAGAACCCTAGTGGGAGGTGTAAATTTTGTGGACGATGGTCATGGTTGTGAGTGTATCCCTTCTAAAACGCTGAAGAGGAGCAGAGAAGATGGTGAAATCCAGCATACCGAGGAGGTCATAGCTGAAGAAGCTCTGGACGCGTACCACCTTAAAAGCTCCAGCGATACCGAGGAGGTCATATCAAAAGTTGGTGCATCTACATATACAGCAGTGTCAAGCAAAAATGATGAAAAACGAGCTTGTTCCTTCGATTCAGAGATGGTTATAGCTGCTAAGAAGCAAAAGTGCTTGAATTATAACTATCCATCAAGTCTAGGCGCACAAGTAATAGGGGAGTGGACAGAAGGAAATGTATGCAGAAAATGTAACAGAAGTGGTGGTAATCTGTTGATTTGTAGTGTTGTCAGTTGTCGTGTAGTCGTCCATGAGAGCTGTGCAGGGTCTTCAGTAGGTGTCACCGATTCTGGTAAGTACCACTGTCCAATTTGCTCGTGTGTAGAAGCAATCACAGTATACCGTGAAACAAAGAAAAAGGCTTTCCTGGTAGAAAAAAAGGTGTTGTTTCATAAAAATCAGTTATCTAAATTTATGTCCATGTTGAACGAACAAGAGCAACAATCATCCGAGGTAAATCCTGACAAAGAGCTGATTAAAAATCAGAGAGATATAGAAAATCAAGCAACTGTAGAGCCTTGTACTTCTGAGCATAGTGACGATCTACACCGTAAAGGACTAGAGGAGAGAACTCAGTACTGTGAGAATGCATCGACCCTTGAAGAAAGGGCAAGGGAAAAGACCAGGAAACTATAG